One stretch of Streptomyces sp. MMBL 11-1 DNA includes these proteins:
- a CDS encoding MarR family winged helix-turn-helix transcriptional regulator: MPDLIHDGDSAAAVSSLRSAVMLLGRRLKHQRVDESLSPTEMSVLGTLARCGSATPGELARKEHVQPPSMTRIVALLEAKGLVRLEPHPDDRRQKRVSQTEQAEAMLAESRTKRNAWLSHLAEGLDEDEWETLRAAAPVLEKLAHL; the protein is encoded by the coding sequence ATGCCTGACCTGATCCACGACGGCGACAGTGCCGCCGCCGTGAGCTCCCTCCGCTCCGCCGTGATGCTGCTGGGCCGTCGCCTGAAGCACCAGCGTGTCGACGAGTCGCTGAGCCCCACCGAGATGTCGGTGCTCGGCACCCTGGCCCGTTGCGGCTCGGCCACCCCCGGTGAGCTGGCCCGCAAGGAGCACGTGCAGCCCCCGTCGATGACCCGCATCGTCGCGCTGCTGGAGGCGAAGGGGCTGGTCAGGCTGGAACCGCACCCCGATGACCGTCGGCAGAAGAGGGTCAGCCAGACCGAGCAGGCCGAGGCCATGCTCGCGGAGAGCCGCACCAAGCGGAACGCCTGGCTGTCCCACCTCGCCGAGGGCCTGGACGAGGACGAGTGGGAGACGCTTCGGGCCGCCGCGCCCGTGTTGGAGAAGCTCGCCCACCTGTGA
- a CDS encoding NCS2 family permease, producing the protein MPPSATAPVDSPPPAAPQPQGSLDRFFKISERGSTVAREFRGGLATFFAMAYIIVLNPIILGSAKDMYGNQLDNGQLVTATVLSAAFSTLLMGVIGNVPIALAAGLGVNTVVALQLAPRMSWPDAMGMVVLAGIVVMLLVATGLRERVMNAVPKSLRKGIAIGIGLFILLIGLVDSGFVSRMPDAAHTTVPLQLGGDGHLTGWPILVFVLGALLTLALIVRKVPGAILISIIAMTVLALVIDAVAGLPDGAWGLTTPSWPGNPVSAPDFGLLGEVSLFGGFGKVGLLTGILFVFTVLLSCFFDAMGTILGVGDEAELMDQDGNFPGINKVLFVDGIAVAAGGGSSSSATTCFVESTAGVGEGARTGLASVVTGLLFSVALFLTPLATMVPSQAATPALLAVGFLIIAGSVRDIDWSDYTLAVPAFLAMVMMPFTYSITNGIGIGFVAFSVLRLAAGRGREVPVAMYVVSAVFVFYYAMPALGLT; encoded by the coding sequence ATGCCCCCCTCGGCCACCGCTCCGGTCGACTCCCCGCCCCCTGCGGCCCCGCAGCCCCAGGGCAGCCTGGACCGGTTCTTCAAGATCTCCGAGCGGGGGTCGACCGTCGCCCGCGAGTTCCGCGGCGGGCTCGCCACGTTCTTCGCGATGGCGTACATCATCGTGCTCAACCCGATCATCCTGGGCAGCGCGAAGGACATGTACGGCAACCAGCTCGACAACGGTCAGCTGGTCACCGCGACCGTGCTGTCCGCCGCGTTCTCCACGCTGCTGATGGGTGTCATCGGCAACGTGCCGATCGCGCTCGCCGCCGGCCTCGGCGTCAACACGGTCGTCGCGCTCCAGCTCGCCCCCAGGATGAGCTGGCCGGACGCGATGGGCATGGTCGTCCTCGCGGGCATCGTGGTGATGCTGCTGGTCGCCACCGGGCTGCGGGAACGCGTGATGAACGCCGTGCCGAAGTCGCTCCGCAAGGGCATCGCGATCGGTATCGGCCTCTTCATCCTGCTGATCGGCCTCGTCGACTCGGGCTTCGTCTCGCGCATGCCCGACGCGGCCCACACCACCGTGCCGCTCCAGCTCGGCGGCGACGGTCACCTCACCGGCTGGCCGATCCTCGTCTTCGTCCTGGGCGCGCTGCTCACGCTCGCGCTGATCGTGCGCAAGGTGCCCGGCGCGATCCTGATCTCGATCATCGCCATGACGGTCCTGGCCCTGGTCATCGACGCGGTGGCCGGCCTGCCCGACGGGGCGTGGGGTCTGACGACGCCGTCGTGGCCGGGCAACCCGGTCTCCGCGCCCGACTTCGGGCTGCTCGGCGAGGTCAGCCTGTTCGGCGGGTTCGGAAAGGTCGGTCTGCTGACCGGCATCCTGTTCGTCTTCACCGTGCTGCTGTCCTGCTTCTTCGACGCGATGGGCACCATCCTGGGCGTCGGCGACGAGGCGGAGCTGATGGACCAGGACGGCAACTTCCCCGGCATCAACAAGGTGCTGTTCGTGGACGGCATCGCGGTCGCCGCGGGTGGCGGCAGCTCCTCCTCCGCCACCACGTGCTTCGTGGAGTCCACCGCGGGCGTCGGCGAGGGCGCCCGCACCGGACTGGCGAGCGTGGTGACCGGTCTGCTCTTCTCGGTGGCGCTGTTCCTCACACCGCTGGCGACCATGGTCCCGTCGCAGGCGGCCACTCCCGCCCTGCTGGCGGTCGGCTTCCTGATCATCGCGGGTTCGGTGCGGGACATCGACTGGAGCGACTACACGCTCGCGGTCCCGGCGTTCCTCGCGATGGTGATGATGCCGTTCACGTACTCGATCACCAACGGCATCGGCATCGGCTTCGTCGCCTTCTCCGTGCTGCGCCTGGCGGCCGGCCGCGGCCGCGAGGTGCCGGTGGCCATGTACGTGGTCTCGGCGGTGTTCGTCTTCTACTACGCGATGCCGGCGCTCGGCCTCACGTGA
- a CDS encoding Uma2 family endonuclease, which produces MTVVDTDRIDMADTSDERTLDMMFEWLEPVPEGFKVEIVEGTVHMSPQRDTHWEITFDILEQLRTTYGRRQLKTDVRIDFPGLLNGFAPDVAAVTKDASKNADGRWRHQDIEFVAEVISRSTAANDYGSKKATYALAGVPVYLIVDPYTGTWHLHTLPKEDEYRSVLSLDFGTPVDLTSTVVGLVLATDAFPRD; this is translated from the coding sequence ATGACCGTCGTAGACACCGACAGGATCGACATGGCCGACACCAGCGACGAGCGCACCCTGGACATGATGTTCGAGTGGCTTGAGCCCGTCCCCGAGGGATTCAAGGTCGAGATCGTCGAGGGGACCGTCCACATGTCGCCGCAGCGGGACACGCACTGGGAGATCACCTTCGACATCCTGGAGCAGTTGCGCACCACCTACGGACGCCGGCAGCTGAAGACCGACGTACGCATCGACTTTCCCGGGCTGCTCAACGGCTTCGCGCCCGATGTCGCGGCTGTCACGAAGGACGCGTCCAAGAACGCCGACGGCCGCTGGCGCCACCAGGACATCGAATTCGTCGCCGAGGTGATCTCCAGGAGCACGGCCGCCAACGACTACGGCTCCAAGAAGGCCACCTACGCCCTCGCCGGTGTCCCCGTCTACCTCATCGTCGACCCGTACACCGGAACCTGGCACCTGCACACCCTCCCGAAGGAAGACGAGTACCGCAGCGTGCTGAGCCTCGACTTCGGCACCCCGGTCGACCTCACCTCGACCGTCGTCGGCCTCGTCCTCGCGACCGACGCCTTCCCCCGCGACTGA
- a CDS encoding aldo/keto reductase, producing MRYTQLGRTGLKVSRLVLGTMNFGPQTNESDSHAIMDSALDAGLNFFDTANVYGWGENKGRTEEIIGTWIAQGGGRRDKVVLATKMYGNMAADGDAWPNHDKLSAVNIRRAVDASLKRLQTDHIDLYQFHHVDRDTPFDEIWQAIDVLVQQGKILYAGSSNFPGYKIAQANEQAARRGSLGLVSEQCIYNLVERRAEMEVIPAARDYGLGVIPWSPLHGGLLGGVIRKTAEGGRRASGRAADALADPATRSQLQAYEDLLDKHGLEPGEAALAWLLTRPGVTGPIVGPRTAGQLDSALRALELDLPEAVLTGLGEIFPGPGPSPEAFAW from the coding sequence ATGAGGTACACACAGCTCGGACGCACAGGACTCAAGGTCAGCCGCCTCGTCCTCGGGACGATGAACTTCGGCCCGCAGACCAACGAGTCGGACAGCCACGCGATCATGGACTCCGCGCTCGACGCGGGCCTGAACTTCTTCGACACGGCCAACGTCTACGGTTGGGGCGAGAACAAGGGCCGCACCGAGGAGATCATCGGCACCTGGATCGCGCAGGGCGGCGGCCGCCGCGACAAGGTGGTCCTGGCCACCAAGATGTACGGGAACATGGCCGCCGACGGCGACGCCTGGCCGAACCACGACAAGCTCTCCGCCGTGAACATCCGGCGCGCGGTCGACGCCTCGCTCAAGCGGCTCCAGACCGACCACATCGACCTGTACCAGTTCCACCACGTCGACCGGGACACGCCCTTCGACGAGATCTGGCAGGCGATCGACGTCCTGGTCCAGCAGGGCAAGATCCTGTACGCCGGTTCCTCGAACTTCCCCGGCTACAAGATCGCCCAGGCCAACGAGCAGGCCGCCCGGCGGGGGTCGCTCGGCCTGGTCAGCGAACAGTGCATCTACAACCTCGTCGAGCGGCGCGCCGAGATGGAGGTCATCCCGGCCGCGCGGGACTACGGCCTCGGCGTCATCCCGTGGTCGCCGCTGCACGGCGGCCTGCTGGGCGGCGTCATCAGGAAGACGGCCGAGGGCGGCCGCCGCGCCTCGGGCCGCGCGGCCGACGCCCTGGCCGACCCCGCCACCCGGTCCCAGCTCCAGGCGTACGAGGACCTGCTCGACAAGCACGGTCTGGAACCCGGCGAAGCGGCCCTGGCCTGGCTGCTGACCCGCCCCGGCGTCACGGGCCCGATCGTCGGCCCGCGCACCGCCGGCCAGCTGGACAGCGCCCTGCGCGCCCTGGAACTGGACCTCCCGGAGGCCGTGCTCACGGGCCTGGGCGAGATCTTCCCGGGCCCGGGGCCTTCGCCGGAGGCGTTCGCCTGGTAG
- a CDS encoding MFS transporter, giving the protein MSTGSGADSAPAPTSTHESKTGGTFSSLKIRNYRLFATGAVISNTGTWMSRITQDWLVLSLTGSATAVGITTALQFLPMLLFGLYGGVIADRLPKRQILLVSQALLGLCGIALAVLTLSGVVEVWHVYLVAFLLGMVTVVDNPARQSFVSEMVGPAQLRNAVSLNSANFQSARLIGPAVAGVLITTVGSGWAFLLNGLSFLAPLIGLLMMRTTELHASVTVPRAKGQLREGLRYVKGRPELIWPIVLVGFVGTFGFNFPIWLTAYADEIFDGGAGMYSFFNILMAAGSLAGALLSARRRSTRLRMLVIAGTAFGLLEIAASLSPSVWLFSILLVPIGMLGLTTNITANTSVQMAADPEMRGRVMSLYMMVFAGGTPVGAPIVGWISDTYGARTGFAAGGVISVIAALGVGFALARVGGLRLKVDLRPGRPHVRFVPREQLATAA; this is encoded by the coding sequence TTGAGTACGGGATCCGGAGCAGACTCCGCCCCCGCACCGACTTCCACCCACGAGAGCAAGACCGGCGGGACCTTCTCGTCGCTGAAGATACGTAACTACCGCCTGTTCGCCACGGGCGCCGTGATCTCCAACACCGGTACCTGGATGTCCCGCATCACGCAGGACTGGCTCGTGCTGAGCCTCACGGGTTCCGCCACCGCCGTGGGCATCACGACGGCTCTGCAGTTCCTCCCGATGCTGCTCTTCGGCCTGTACGGCGGTGTCATCGCCGACCGTCTGCCCAAGCGGCAGATCCTGCTCGTCAGCCAGGCCCTGCTCGGCCTGTGCGGCATCGCGCTGGCCGTCCTGACCCTGTCCGGGGTCGTGGAGGTCTGGCACGTCTATCTGGTCGCCTTCCTCCTCGGCATGGTGACCGTCGTCGACAACCCGGCCCGCCAGTCGTTCGTATCCGAGATGGTCGGCCCCGCGCAACTGCGCAACGCGGTCAGCCTGAACTCGGCGAACTTCCAGTCCGCCCGGCTCATCGGCCCCGCCGTCGCGGGCGTCCTGATCACCACGGTCGGCAGCGGCTGGGCCTTCCTGCTCAACGGGCTCTCCTTCCTGGCCCCGCTCATCGGCCTGCTGATGATGCGCACCACCGAGCTGCACGCCTCGGTGACCGTCCCCCGCGCCAAGGGGCAGCTCCGCGAAGGCCTGCGCTACGTGAAGGGCCGCCCCGAGCTGATCTGGCCGATCGTCCTGGTCGGCTTCGTCGGCACGTTCGGCTTCAACTTCCCGATCTGGCTGACCGCCTACGCCGACGAGATCTTCGACGGCGGCGCGGGCATGTACTCGTTCTTCAACATCCTGATGGCGGCCGGTTCGCTGGCCGGCGCGCTGCTCTCGGCCCGCCGCCGCTCGACGCGGCTGCGGATGCTGGTGATCGCGGGCACGGCGTTCGGGCTGCTGGAGATCGCCGCCTCGCTGTCCCCGTCGGTCTGGCTCTTCTCGATCCTGCTGGTCCCGATCGGCATGCTCGGCCTGACCACGAACATCACCGCGAACACGAGCGTCCAGATGGCCGCCGACCCGGAGATGCGGGGCCGGGTGATGAGCCTGTACATGATGGTCTTCGCCGGGGGTACGCCGGTGGGCGCCCCGATCGTCGGCTGGATCAGCGACACGTACGGCGCGCGCACCGGCTTCGCGGCCGGCGGCGTGATCTCGGTGATCGCCGCCCTGGGCGTCGGCTTCGCCCTCGCCCGCGTCGGCGGCCTCCGCCTGAAGGTCGACCTCCGCCCGGGCCGCCCGCACGTCCGCTTCGTCCCGCGCGAGCAGCTGGCGACGGCTGCGTGA
- a CDS encoding VCBS repeat-containing protein, producing MTLGGPQQLPDASAAEPEGATISAGQKPDPEAAAQAEAAETGRPAEVLSQRTETTQVFANADGTFTQDTYALPKFVRQDGKLVSIDTTLKSRPDGSLSPKATEVDVRLSGGGEGPLATVVRDGRSMSWTWPDALPEPEVDGDTVTYGNVLTDVDLKVKANPAGFTSLLVVKTPEAAADPALRQVHFGLETDGLKASTDAHGNFTAVNPAGETVFTAPSPMMWDSSTAAAPAAALSARSAPTGPPPPADEFEPGYGAQQANMGLAVTDGKLRLTPDQDLLTGKDTQYPVLLDPAVSGSRHSWTIAYKRNPNSSYFNGANWNGVKGTTTARVGYENETNGLARSYFRMNSSNLWSTKKIVSSSTFRIKNTWSWSCTNKPVELWATSAISASTTWNNRPERRKKLDTVNESLGWGSNCPAGDLAFDVTAAAKDGIANKWNTLTFGMQAPDSDENNVFGWKKFDANSARLSTVYNTVPNLPNSLDTIPSSGGCDMVAPYTTIGNTDVTLTAKVSDPDGGTVRAQFRLWGTNDLAGGAEIFNQIVSATSGTVAKVKVPKTTLQKYLTAAKGNFGWKVQALDASAHSSWNPNPGTCRFNFDPTRPSTPPTISSQQFPDGSDGWPSTTGQARTAGTFILGNGGVADVTSYEYWSDWDPTVRKVTPGTDLDGDGSIDAKLVLTPPAAGSQRLHVRSLDAAQNRSDQASYFFYANGLSVPDKAGDLNGDGNADLYGVRGSGELWLYPGQGNGYIGAGTMAGNGDFSQADITHRGDWTGDGFEDLIAAIPGDGGKSLHLYPNNGAGWACTALDEQADGHSRSCQYDRQELDVFDPANNHWKNADQILAIGDVDGPLDTDNDGTVDVAGYPDLLVKEGNLIWLYFGSEFFFLDADRAPVLIGNESWSNYDLVAPGDRTGNGRVDLIARHKTNGELRLYQGTGPAGEGLGDGAASAAIGTGWTRAYRPLVTAFPDASSDGKADIFATGGDDKLYLYPNLSGSGVAVGTSGWLDFQALS from the coding sequence ATGACGCTCGGCGGACCCCAGCAACTGCCCGACGCCTCCGCCGCGGAGCCCGAGGGCGCCACGATTTCGGCGGGGCAGAAGCCGGACCCCGAGGCCGCGGCACAGGCCGAGGCCGCGGAAACCGGCCGGCCGGCGGAAGTCCTCAGTCAGCGCACCGAGACGACTCAGGTGTTCGCCAACGCGGACGGGACTTTCACCCAGGACACCTACGCGCTACCGAAGTTCGTACGCCAGGACGGCAAACTCGTCTCGATCGACACCACGCTGAAGTCACGCCCGGACGGCTCCCTGTCGCCGAAAGCCACCGAAGTGGACGTCCGCCTGTCCGGCGGCGGCGAAGGGCCCCTGGCGACGGTGGTACGCGACGGCCGCAGCATGTCCTGGACCTGGCCCGACGCACTGCCCGAACCCGAGGTCGACGGCGACACCGTGACCTACGGCAACGTCCTCACCGACGTCGACCTCAAGGTCAAGGCGAACCCCGCGGGATTCACCAGTCTCCTGGTCGTCAAGACCCCCGAAGCCGCCGCGGATCCGGCACTCAGGCAGGTCCACTTCGGCCTGGAGACAGACGGCCTGAAGGCGAGCACGGACGCCCACGGCAACTTCACGGCGGTCAACCCGGCGGGCGAGACGGTCTTCACCGCGCCCTCCCCCATGATGTGGGACAGCAGCACCGCCGCGGCGCCCGCCGCCGCCCTCTCGGCCCGCAGCGCTCCCACCGGACCGCCGCCGCCTGCCGATGAGTTCGAGCCCGGATACGGTGCGCAGCAGGCGAACATGGGGCTCGCGGTCACGGACGGGAAGCTGCGCCTCACCCCGGACCAGGACCTTCTGACGGGCAAGGACACGCAGTACCCGGTCCTGCTGGACCCGGCCGTCTCCGGCTCCCGCCACTCCTGGACGATCGCCTACAAGCGAAACCCGAACAGCTCCTACTTTAACGGGGCCAACTGGAACGGCGTCAAGGGCACCACGACCGCCCGCGTCGGGTACGAGAACGAGACCAACGGCCTGGCGCGTTCCTACTTCCGCATGAACTCGTCCAACCTGTGGTCCACCAAGAAGATCGTTTCGTCCTCGACCTTCCGGATCAAGAACACCTGGTCCTGGTCGTGCACGAACAAGCCCGTCGAGCTCTGGGCGACCAGCGCGATCTCCGCGTCCACCACCTGGAACAACCGGCCCGAGCGGCGCAAGAAGCTGGACACGGTCAACGAGTCGCTCGGCTGGGGCTCGAACTGCCCCGCGGGCGATCTCGCCTTCGACGTGACAGCGGCGGCGAAGGACGGCATCGCCAACAAGTGGAACACCCTGACCTTCGGGATGCAGGCACCCGACAGCGATGAGAACAACGTCTTCGGGTGGAAGAAGTTCGACGCCAATTCGGCCAGGCTCTCCACGGTGTACAACACGGTGCCCAACCTGCCGAACAGCCTCGACACCATCCCCAGCTCCGGCGGATGCGACATGGTCGCCCCGTACACGACGATCGGAAACACCGACGTCACGCTCACCGCGAAGGTCTCCGACCCGGACGGCGGAACAGTCCGCGCCCAGTTCCGCCTCTGGGGCACCAATGACCTCGCCGGCGGCGCCGAGATCTTCAACCAGATCGTCTCCGCCACCTCCGGCACCGTCGCCAAGGTCAAGGTCCCCAAGACGACCCTGCAGAAGTACCTGACAGCAGCCAAAGGCAATTTCGGCTGGAAGGTGCAGGCTCTCGACGCGAGCGCCCATTCGTCCTGGAATCCCAATCCGGGCACATGCCGCTTCAACTTCGATCCCACCCGGCCCAGCACTCCACCCACCATCAGTTCCCAGCAGTTTCCCGACGGCTCCGACGGCTGGCCGTCCACCACCGGGCAGGCCCGAACCGCAGGAACGTTCATCCTCGGCAACGGGGGCGTCGCTGACGTGACGTCCTACGAGTACTGGAGTGACTGGGACCCCACGGTCCGCAAGGTCACACCGGGTACGGACCTCGATGGCGACGGAAGCATCGACGCCAAGCTCGTCCTTACCCCGCCGGCAGCCGGATCACAGCGGCTTCACGTCCGTAGCCTCGACGCCGCCCAGAACCGCTCCGACCAGGCTTCCTACTTCTTCTACGCCAACGGCCTCTCGGTCCCCGACAAGGCCGGCGACCTCAACGGGGACGGCAACGCCGACCTCTACGGCGTGCGCGGCAGCGGCGAGCTGTGGCTGTACCCCGGCCAGGGCAACGGCTACATCGGAGCCGGCACCATGGCGGGCAACGGTGACTTCAGCCAAGCCGACATCACGCACCGGGGGGACTGGACCGGCGACGGTTTCGAGGATCTCATCGCGGCTATTCCAGGAGACGGCGGCAAGTCCCTCCACCTGTACCCGAACAACGGGGCCGGCTGGGCCTGCACCGCGCTGGACGAACAGGCCGACGGACACTCCCGTTCCTGCCAGTACGACCGACAGGAACTCGATGTCTTCGACCCCGCCAACAACCACTGGAAGAACGCCGACCAGATCCTCGCCATTGGCGACGTCGACGGCCCTCTGGACACCGACAACGACGGAACCGTCGATGTCGCCGGCTACCCCGACCTCCTCGTCAAGGAAGGCAACCTGATCTGGCTGTACTTCGGTTCGGAGTTCTTCTTTCTCGACGCCGACCGAGCCCCGGTCCTCATCGGCAACGAATCCTGGTCGAACTACGACCTCGTGGCACCGGGCGACCGCACCGGCAACGGCCGCGTCGATCTCATCGCCCGCCACAAGACCAACGGCGAGCTCCGCCTCTACCAGGGGACCGGTCCCGCAGGCGAAGGCCTCGGCGACGGTGCCGCCTCCGCCGCCATCGGAACCGGCTGGACCCGGGCCTACCGACCGCTGGTGACCGCCTTCCCCGACGCGAGTTCGGACGGAAAGGCGGACATCTTCGCCACCGGTGGTGACGACAAGCTCTACCTGTACCCCAACCTCTCCGGGAGCGGCGTAGCCGTCGGAACCAGCGGCTGGCTGGACTTCCAGGCCCTCAGCTGA
- a CDS encoding DUF2530 domain-containing protein — translation MEKWTPKHEAPEPLEGPVVATVVGGTILWFVLFLAQLPFYGWFADRGHTWWVWTPLAGAGLGLIGIWYVRGRDAAIKRHAAEAEAKDAVGAEATDSALGGGTAGRTDRTDRSA, via the coding sequence ATGGAGAAGTGGACACCGAAGCACGAGGCGCCCGAGCCCCTGGAGGGCCCCGTCGTCGCCACCGTCGTCGGCGGCACGATCCTGTGGTTCGTCCTCTTCCTCGCCCAGCTCCCCTTCTACGGCTGGTTCGCCGACCGGGGCCACACCTGGTGGGTGTGGACCCCGCTGGCCGGCGCCGGGCTCGGACTGATCGGCATCTGGTACGTCCGTGGGCGCGACGCCGCCATCAAGCGGCACGCGGCCGAGGCCGAGGCCAAGGACGCCGTGGGGGCCGAGGCGACCGACAGCGCACTGGGCGGCGGGACGGCGGGCCGCACCGACCGGACGGATCGCTCCGCCTGA
- a CDS encoding HAD-IC family P-type ATPase, with protein MTQRALDSSGEQTPGTSRPAMIDAGAELDPAHPGEPPPARRPDGLSTAEVAERVARGEVNDVPVRSSRSVTEIVRANVLTRFNLIIGVLWVIMLFVAPIQDSLFGFVIVANTGIGIIQEWRAKKTLDSLAVIGEAKPTVRRDGVAAEISTSEIVLGDLVELGPGDKVVVDGTVAEADSLEIDESLLTGEADPVIKRAGDPVMSGSFVVAGGGAFTATKVGREAYAAQLAEEASRFTLVHSELRSGISTILKYVTWMMVPTAIGLIISQLVVKDNNFKDSVARTVGGIVPMIPEGLVLLTSVAFAIGVVRLGRKQCLVQELPAIEGLARVDVVCLDKTGTLTEGGMDVTEVRPLNGNDEAYVTRVLRAFGSSDPRPNASLQAIIDAYPAGRGDGEASPAAGGDAESWTVTDAMPFSSARKYSGAAFAEADGTASAWLLGAPDVLLSEGDATLAEIEHLNEQGLRVLLLARAEGELNAPGAAAGAAPTALVVLEQRLRPDAGDTLAYFADQNVATKVISGDNAVSVGAVAGKLGLAGAENTLDARRLPTDPDEMATAMEQNAVFGRVTPQQKRDMVAALQSRGHTVAMTGDGVNDVLALKDADIGVSMGSGSEATRAVAQIVLLNNSFATLPSVVAEGRRVIGNITRVATLFLTKTVYSVLLAILVVCTQVEYPFLPRHLTLLATLTIGVPAFFLALAPNRERAQPHFVRRVMRYAIPSGVIAAAATFTTYLVARHHYSGEDALAAETSAATLTLFLVAMWVLAIIARPYTWWRIGLVAAMGLGFLIVLVVPWLQDFFALKLVGTTMPWAAVGIAVAAAALLEFVWRWVGRRFGA; from the coding sequence ATGACGCAGCGGGCACTCGACTCCTCCGGGGAGCAGACCCCCGGGACCTCCCGGCCGGCCATGATCGACGCGGGGGCGGAACTCGACCCCGCGCACCCCGGGGAGCCGCCGCCCGCCCGTCGGCCGGACGGCCTGAGCACCGCCGAGGTCGCGGAACGGGTCGCGCGCGGCGAGGTCAACGACGTACCCGTGCGTTCGTCGCGCTCGGTCACCGAGATCGTCCGGGCCAACGTCCTCACCCGGTTCAACCTGATCATCGGCGTGCTCTGGGTGATCATGCTGTTCGTCGCGCCGATCCAGGACAGCCTCTTCGGCTTCGTGATCGTCGCCAACACCGGCATCGGCATCATCCAGGAGTGGCGGGCCAAGAAGACCCTGGACAGCCTCGCGGTGATCGGCGAGGCGAAGCCGACCGTGCGGCGCGACGGGGTAGCCGCCGAGATCTCCACCTCCGAGATCGTCCTCGGCGACCTGGTCGAACTGGGCCCCGGGGACAAGGTGGTCGTGGACGGCACGGTCGCCGAGGCCGACAGCCTGGAGATCGACGAGTCGCTGCTCACCGGGGAGGCCGACCCGGTGATCAAGCGGGCCGGCGACCCGGTGATGTCCGGCAGCTTCGTCGTCGCGGGCGGCGGGGCGTTCACCGCGACCAAGGTGGGCCGCGAGGCGTACGCCGCCCAGCTCGCCGAGGAGGCGTCGCGCTTCACGCTCGTCCACTCGGAGCTGCGCAGCGGCATCAGCACGATCCTGAAGTACGTCACGTGGATGATGGTGCCGACGGCGATCGGGCTGATCATCAGTCAGCTGGTCGTGAAGGACAACAACTTCAAGGACTCCGTCGCCCGGACCGTCGGCGGCATCGTCCCGATGATCCCCGAGGGCCTGGTCCTGCTGACCTCCGTCGCCTTCGCCATCGGCGTCGTACGGCTGGGCCGCAAGCAGTGCCTGGTGCAGGAGCTGCCCGCGATCGAGGGCCTCGCCCGGGTCGACGTGGTCTGCCTGGACAAGACCGGGACCCTCACCGAGGGCGGCATGGACGTCACGGAGGTACGGCCGCTCAACGGGAACGACGAGGCGTACGTGACGCGGGTGCTGCGGGCCTTCGGCTCCTCGGACCCCCGGCCCAACGCCAGCCTCCAGGCCATCATCGACGCGTACCCTGCGGGCCGCGGCGACGGCGAGGCGTCTCCGGCGGCCGGGGGCGACGCGGAGAGCTGGACGGTCACCGACGCGATGCCGTTCTCCTCGGCGCGCAAGTACAGCGGCGCGGCGTTCGCGGAGGCCGACGGAACGGCCTCCGCCTGGCTGCTCGGCGCCCCCGACGTCCTGCTGTCCGAGGGCGACGCGACCCTCGCCGAGATCGAGCACCTCAACGAGCAGGGCCTGCGGGTGCTGCTGCTGGCCCGCGCCGAGGGCGAGCTGAACGCGCCCGGCGCGGCGGCCGGAGCCGCCCCCACCGCCCTGGTGGTCCTGGAGCAGCGGCTGCGGCCGGACGCGGGCGACACGCTCGCCTACTTCGCCGACCAGAACGTGGCCACCAAGGTCATCTCCGGCGACAACGCGGTCTCGGTCGGGGCGGTCGCCGGAAAGCTGGGCCTCGCGGGCGCGGAGAACACGCTGGACGCCCGCAGGCTGCCCACCGACCCGGACGAGATGGCCACGGCCATGGAACAGAACGCTGTCTTCGGCCGGGTCACCCCGCAGCAGAAGCGGGACATGGTGGCCGCCCTCCAGTCGCGCGGCCACACGGTCGCGATGACCGGCGACGGGGTGAACGACGTGCTGGCGCTCAAGGACGCCGACATCGGGGTGTCGATGGGCTCGGGCTCGGAGGCGACGCGGGCGGTGGCGCAGATCGTGCTGCTGAACAACAGCTTCGCGACACTGCCCTCGGTGGTCGCCGAGGGCCGCCGGGTGATCGGCAACATCACCCGCGTCGCGACCCTCTTCCTCACCAAGACGGTCTACTCCGTGCTGCTGGCGATCCTGGTGGTCTGCACCCAGGTGGAGTACCCGTTCCTGCCGAGGCACCTGACGCTGCTGGCCACGCTGACCATCGGCGTCCCCGCCTTCTTCCTGGCGCTCGCGCCCAACAGGGAACGGGCCCAGCCCCACTTCGTACGCCGGGTCATGCGGTACGCGATCCCCTCGGGCGTCATCGCGGCGGCGGCCACCTTCACCACGTACCTGGTGGCGCGGCACCACTACAGCGGCGAGGACGCGCTGGCGGCCGAGACGAGCGCGGCGACGCTGACGCTGTTCCTGGTGGCGATGTGGGTGCTGGCGATCATCGCCCGTCCGTACACCTGGTGGCGGATCGGCCTGGTGGCGGCGATGGGGCTCGGCTTCCTGATCGTGCTCGTGGTGCCGTGGCTGCAGGACTTCTTCGCGCTGAAGCTGGTCGGCACGACCATGCCGTGGGCGGCGGTCGGCATCGCGGTGGCGGCGGCCGCCCTGCTGGAGTTCGTCTGGCGCTGGGTGGGGCGGCGCTTCGGGGCGTAG